A section of the Oryzias melastigma strain HK-1 linkage group LG14, ASM292280v2, whole genome shotgun sequence genome encodes:
- the LOC112142751 gene encoding palmitoyltransferase ZDHHC23, which produces MTFKHNKIIQKELLSYYEKKNHFFLIFYRWLKKKSHTSGLQSPVFGAVIDNLEISMVPALLLLPLLLRVASLHYLLGITILTALPGLVLWYYYATHRKKRRTLFFLTLALYSLGYLYYLFITEILPRGDVSQLQVCVVTAGMILTIISLIRTKRNPGFVTASLCEASSHKKNNKEESAYLEKRLQSAASCSVNSSELPKNEDALSTKWSLCPVCKIMRPPRAGHCRTCGSCVLRLDHHCIWINSCVGQANHRGFLLTLCVFVLTAVYGISLVLRSLCPRQYLMTALFYCPGVYSQSSTALCFTCCWYSSIITAGLLYLLLAQILNISSNVTEREAQQALRSKKAQRGVLGLRIYTGEHSRGFYQNWVEFLTMAEAVVDIRSKLTDLV; this is translated from the exons ATGACCT ttaaacacaacaaaatcatacaaaaaGAACTACTGAgctactatgaaaaaaaaaatcacttttttttaattttctacagGTGGCTAAAAAAGAAATCCCACACAAGTGGCCTTCAGTCTCCTGTGTTCGGGGCGGTGATCGATAACCTGGAGATCTCCATGGTcccagctctgctgctgctgcccctCCTGTTAAGAGTTGCATCTCTGCACTACCTGCTGGGCATCACCATCCTCACAGCTCTGCCGGGCCTGGTGCTGTGGTACTACTACGCCACCCACCGAAAGAAGAGACGCACCCTCTTCTTCCTCACTCTTGCACTGTACTCTTTAGGCTACTTGTACTACCTCTTCATCACAGAGATTTTGCCTCGTGGAGACGTCAGCCAGCTGCAGGTGTGCGTGGTTACCGCTGGAATGATTCTGACAATCATTTCTCTGATCCGCACTAAGAGGAATCCAGGATTTGTGACTGCTTCTCTGTGTGAAGCAAGCAGCCACAAGAAGAACAATAAGGAGGAGTCCGCATACCTGGAAAAACGTCTCCAATCAGCAGCCTCGTGTTCAGTGAACTCCTCAGAACTGCCAAAGAATGAAGATGCCCTCTCAACAAAGTGGAGTTTGTGTCCTGTGTGTAAAATAATGCGGCCCCCGCGAGCTGGACACTGCAGGACCTGCGGGTCATGCGTGCTGCGTCTGGACCACCATTGCATCTG GATAAACAGCTGTGTTGGACAAGCGAACCACCGCGGTTTCCTGCTGaccctctgtgtgtttgtgttgactgCTGTGTACGGGATCAGCCTGGTGCTCCGCAGCCTCTGCCCCAGACAGTATCTGATGACGGCTCTTTTCTACTGTCCCGGCGTCTACAGTCAATCCAG CACGGCGCTTTGCTTCACCTGTTGCTGGTACAGCAGCATCATCACAGCTGGACTGCTTTACCTGCTGCTGGCCCAGATCCTGAACATCAGCTCCAACGTGACGGAGCGGGAGGCTCAGCAGGCTCTCAGGAGCAAGAAGGCTCAGAGAGGCGTTCTAGGGCTCAGGATCTACACAGGAGAACATTCACGTGGATTCTACCAGAACTGGGTCGAGTTCCTCACCATGGCTGAAGCTGTAGTAGATATTCGCTCTAAACTCACTGATTTGGTCTAG
- the zgc:153704 gene encoding lipocalin translates to MNSVLILLGAVLCSLTVSSEVVPQADFNLQEMAGKWYLVGFAANAQWFVRRKATMKMGTAMLKPTAEGDLSMAYSSLNADGTCWKKDSLAKKTGVPGKFAYTCQRWGSVNDLTVVDAKYDEYALIHTLKTKGDDVYSVTKLYGRSPDLGAEVMAKFKQISLESGILPDNIVFLPKNGECTEA, encoded by the exons ATGAACTCGGTGCTCATCCTGCTGGGAGCCGTGCTCTGCTCCCTGACCGTTTCCTCGGAAGTCGTACCTCAGGCAGACTTCAACCTGCAGGAG ATGGCAGGAAAGTGGTATCTGGTTGGATTTGCCGCCAACGCTCAGTGGTTTGTCCGCCGCAAAGCGACGATGAAGATGGGAACAGCCATGCTAAAACCAACCGCAGAAGGAGACTTGAGCATGGCCTACTCTAGTCTCAA TGCTGATGGCACCTGCTGGAAAAAGGACAGCCTTGCGAAGAAAACAGGCGTACCTGGGAAGTTCGCATATACATGCCAGA gaTGGGGGAGTGTGAATGACTTGACTGTGGTTGATGCCAAATATGACGAGTACGCCCTGATCCACACCCTCAAAACAAAAGGAGATGATGTCTACAGCGTCACCAAACTCTATG GCCGCAGTCCTGACCTCGGTGCTGAGGTGATGGCGAAGTTCAAGCAGATCTCTTTGGAGAGCGGCATCCTGCCCGACAACATCGTTTTCCTTCCCAAAAATG GGGAGTGCACAGAGGCCTAA
- the LOC112140187 gene encoding zinc finger X-chromosomal protein isoform X3, which produces MVSEDGTEVTVEGAVEDQEVEKDEDGQEVIKVYIFKADSGEDDMGESVDISDGDAESMALTETSSQTLREKLIYKSGDSLHNQGHHGVEDSDGCENRNGAASALLHIDESDGIDEINRQRNKTRRRSEPRQVQTAIIIGPYGQPLTVYPCMLCGKKFKSRGFLKRHTKNNHQDVLTRKKYQCTDCDFTTNKKASLHNHMEVHALSSKAPFECEMCGKEFHQQGALFSHRLQHHHREPKSQPPPPPPPPPTKMHKCKFCDYETAEQGLLNRHLLAVHSKSFPHICVECGKGFRHPSELKKHMRTHTGEKPYSCLYCDYKSADSSNLKTHIKTKHSKEMPYKCERCFQTFAEEEELLQHGLTHEENKTHQCAHCDHKSSNSSDLKRHIISVHTKDYPHKCAVCGKGFHRPSELKKHSLSHRTKKLHQCRHCNFKIADPFVLSRHILSVHTKEQQASAEKSEAKRTETHTPVVTPKKSAPSGSSASGPPARVSAASLASSVTVVIGKGQKERRIYQCQYCDYSTGDASGFKRHVISIHTKDYPHRCEICSKGFRRPSEKNQHIMRHHKDVVQAE; this is translated from the exons ATGGTGTCTGAGGATGGAACAGAGGTCACGGTGGAAGGAGCTGTTGAGGACCAGGAAGTGGAGAAGGATGAGGATGGACAGGAGGTGATTAAGGTGTACATTTTCAAGGCGGATTCTGGAGAGGATGACATGG GAGAATCTGTTGACATTAGTGATGGAGACGCAGAGAGCATGGCACTCACAGAGACTTCAAGCCAAACTCTCAGAGAAAAACTGATTTACAAATCTGGAGATTCTCTCCATAATCAAGGACACCATG GTGTGGAGGATAGTGATGGGTGTGAAAACAGAAATGGTGCAGCCAGTGCACTCCTGCATATCGATGAGTCTGATGGCATCGATGAGATCAACAGGCAGCGCAACAAGACCAGGAGACGGTCAGAGCCGCGGCAGGTTCAGACAG CCATTATCATCGGCCCATACGGTCAGCCGCTGACAGTTTACCCCTGCATGCTTTGTGGGAAAAAGTTCAAGTCTCGAGGCTTCCTTAAACGCCACACGAAGAACAACCATCAGGATGTTCTAACTAGGAAAAAGTATCAGTGCACAGACTGTGACTTCACGACCAACAAGAAGGCCAGCCTTCACAACCACATGGAGGTGCATGCCCTGAGCAGCAAGGCGCCGTTTGAGTGCGAGATGTGCGGCAAGGAGTTCCACCAACAGGGGGCGCTATTCTCTCACAGACTGCAACACCACCACAGAGAGCCCAAAAGCCAGCCGCCACCTCCGCCGCCACCTCCTCccacaaaaatgcataaatgcaAGTTCTGTGACTATGAAACTGCTGAACAGGGTTTGCTCAATCGCCACTTGCTGGCCGTCCACAGCAAAAGCTTCCCCCACATCTGTGTCGAATGCGGGAAAGGTTTTCGACACCCATCCGAGTTAAAGAAgcacatgcgcacacacacgGGCGAGAAGCCTTATTCCTGTCTGTACTGCGACTACAAGTCGGCAGATTCCTCTAATCTCAAAACGCACATCAAGACCAAACACAGCAAAGAGATGCCGTACAAGTGCGAGCGCTGCTTTCAGACCTttgcggaggaggaggagctattGCAACACGGTCTAACACACGAGGAGAACAAGACCCACCAATGTGCCCACTGTGATCACAAAAGCTCCAATTCCAGTGACCTAAAACGCCATATTATATCCGTTCACACCAAGGACTATCCACACAAGTGCGCCGTGTGTGGGAAAGGCTTCCACCGGCCCTCTGAACTGAAGAAGCATTCTCTATCCCACCGCACAAAGAAACTCCACCAGTGCCGGCACTGCAACTTCAAAATTGCGGACCCTTTTGTTCTCAGTCGCCACATTTTGTCTGTTCACACGAAAGAGCAGCAGGCCTCGGCGGAAAAGAGCGAGGCCAAGAGGACAGAGACGCACACTCCTGTCGTGACTCCTAAAAAGTCTGCTCCTAGCGGGTCGAGTGCCTCCGGCCCGCCCGCTAGGGTCAGCGCCGCCAGTCTAGCCAGCAGTGTGACTGTAGTTATAGGCAAGGGTCAAAAGGAGAGAAGGATTTACCAGTGTCAGTACTGCGACTACAGCACCGGGGACGCCTCAGGCTTCAAGCGGCACGTCATTTCCATTCACACGAAAGACTATCCACACCGCTGCGAGATCTGCTCGAAAGGCTTCAGGCGCCCCTCGGAGAAAAACCAGCATATCATGCGCCACCATAAGGACGTGGTGCAGGCGGAGTGA
- the LOC112140187 gene encoding zinc finger X-chromosomal protein isoform X2, which translates to MRVVLAGKSLLWNFKRLCWCLKARAKAWRFTDEDDAVETCVMALEGEEEGVAMGDIPEDGLDPEQQEDDQDGCGDYLMISLDEAGKMVSEDGTEVTVEGAVEDQEVEKDEDGQEVIKVYIFKADSGEDDMGESVDISDGDAESMALTETSSQTLREKLIYKSGDSLHNQGHHGVEDSDGCENRNGAASALLHIDESDGIDEINRQRNKTRRRSEPRQVQTAIIIGPYGQPLTVYPCMLCGKKFKSRGFLKRHTKNNHQDVLTRKKYQCTDCDFTTNKKASLHNHMEVHALSSKAPFECEMCGKEFHQQGALFSHRLQHHHREPKSQPPPPPPPPPTKMHKCKFCDYETAEQGLLNRHLLAVHSKSFPHICVECGKGFRHPSELKKHMRTHTGEKPYSCLYCDYKSADSSNLKTHIKTKHSKEMPYKCERCFQTFAEEEELLQHGLTHEENKTHQCAHCDHKSSNSSDLKRHIISVHTKDYPHKCAVCGKGFHRPSELKKHSLSHRTKKLHQCRHCNFKIADPFVLSRHILSVHTKEQQASAEKSEAKRTETHTPVVTPKKSAPSGSSASGPPARVSAASLASSVTVVIGKGQKERRIYQCQYCDYSTGDASGFKRHVISIHTKDYPHRCEICSKGFRRPSEKNQHIMRHHKDVVQAE; encoded by the exons ATGAGGGTGGTGCTGGCGGGCAAGAGTTTGTTGTGGAACTTCAAGAGACTGTGTTGGTGTCTGAAGGCGAGGGCGAAGGCATGGCGCTTCACAG ATGAAGACGATGCTGTAGAAACATGCGTGATGGCTTTGGAGGGCGAGGAGGAAGGTGTTGCCATGGGAGACATCCCAGAAGATGGGTTGGACCCAGAGCAGCAAGAGGACGACCAGGATGGCTGTGGAGACTATCTTATGATATCCT TGGATGAAGCTGGTAAAATGGTGTCTGAGGATGGAACAGAGGTCACGGTGGAAGGAGCTGTTGAGGACCAGGAAGTGGAGAAGGATGAGGATGGACAGGAGGTGATTAAGGTGTACATTTTCAAGGCGGATTCTGGAGAGGATGACATGG GAGAATCTGTTGACATTAGTGATGGAGACGCAGAGAGCATGGCACTCACAGAGACTTCAAGCCAAACTCTCAGAGAAAAACTGATTTACAAATCTGGAGATTCTCTCCATAATCAAGGACACCATG GTGTGGAGGATAGTGATGGGTGTGAAAACAGAAATGGTGCAGCCAGTGCACTCCTGCATATCGATGAGTCTGATGGCATCGATGAGATCAACAGGCAGCGCAACAAGACCAGGAGACGGTCAGAGCCGCGGCAGGTTCAGACAG CCATTATCATCGGCCCATACGGTCAGCCGCTGACAGTTTACCCCTGCATGCTTTGTGGGAAAAAGTTCAAGTCTCGAGGCTTCCTTAAACGCCACACGAAGAACAACCATCAGGATGTTCTAACTAGGAAAAAGTATCAGTGCACAGACTGTGACTTCACGACCAACAAGAAGGCCAGCCTTCACAACCACATGGAGGTGCATGCCCTGAGCAGCAAGGCGCCGTTTGAGTGCGAGATGTGCGGCAAGGAGTTCCACCAACAGGGGGCGCTATTCTCTCACAGACTGCAACACCACCACAGAGAGCCCAAAAGCCAGCCGCCACCTCCGCCGCCACCTCCTCccacaaaaatgcataaatgcaAGTTCTGTGACTATGAAACTGCTGAACAGGGTTTGCTCAATCGCCACTTGCTGGCCGTCCACAGCAAAAGCTTCCCCCACATCTGTGTCGAATGCGGGAAAGGTTTTCGACACCCATCCGAGTTAAAGAAgcacatgcgcacacacacgGGCGAGAAGCCTTATTCCTGTCTGTACTGCGACTACAAGTCGGCAGATTCCTCTAATCTCAAAACGCACATCAAGACCAAACACAGCAAAGAGATGCCGTACAAGTGCGAGCGCTGCTTTCAGACCTttgcggaggaggaggagctattGCAACACGGTCTAACACACGAGGAGAACAAGACCCACCAATGTGCCCACTGTGATCACAAAAGCTCCAATTCCAGTGACCTAAAACGCCATATTATATCCGTTCACACCAAGGACTATCCACACAAGTGCGCCGTGTGTGGGAAAGGCTTCCACCGGCCCTCTGAACTGAAGAAGCATTCTCTATCCCACCGCACAAAGAAACTCCACCAGTGCCGGCACTGCAACTTCAAAATTGCGGACCCTTTTGTTCTCAGTCGCCACATTTTGTCTGTTCACACGAAAGAGCAGCAGGCCTCGGCGGAAAAGAGCGAGGCCAAGAGGACAGAGACGCACACTCCTGTCGTGACTCCTAAAAAGTCTGCTCCTAGCGGGTCGAGTGCCTCCGGCCCGCCCGCTAGGGTCAGCGCCGCCAGTCTAGCCAGCAGTGTGACTGTAGTTATAGGCAAGGGTCAAAAGGAGAGAAGGATTTACCAGTGTCAGTACTGCGACTACAGCACCGGGGACGCCTCAGGCTTCAAGCGGCACGTCATTTCCATTCACACGAAAGACTATCCACACCGCTGCGAGATCTGCTCGAAAGGCTTCAGGCGCCCCTCGGAGAAAAACCAGCATATCATGCGCCACCATAAGGACGTGGTGCAGGCGGAGTGA
- the LOC112140187 gene encoding zinc finger X-chromosomal protein isoform X1 — MDEDVTRLAIHSEEPKIILHGSDEGGAGGQEFVVELQETVLVSEGEGEGMALHRFAPDELVIQDAVEDVVSEYVHCDEDEDDAVETCVMALEGEEEGVAMGDIPEDGLDPEQQEDDQDGCGDYLMISLDEAGKMVSEDGTEVTVEGAVEDQEVEKDEDGQEVIKVYIFKADSGEDDMGESVDISDGDAESMALTETSSQTLREKLIYKSGDSLHNQGHHGVEDSDGCENRNGAASALLHIDESDGIDEINRQRNKTRRRSEPRQVQTAIIIGPYGQPLTVYPCMLCGKKFKSRGFLKRHTKNNHQDVLTRKKYQCTDCDFTTNKKASLHNHMEVHALSSKAPFECEMCGKEFHQQGALFSHRLQHHHREPKSQPPPPPPPPPTKMHKCKFCDYETAEQGLLNRHLLAVHSKSFPHICVECGKGFRHPSELKKHMRTHTGEKPYSCLYCDYKSADSSNLKTHIKTKHSKEMPYKCERCFQTFAEEEELLQHGLTHEENKTHQCAHCDHKSSNSSDLKRHIISVHTKDYPHKCAVCGKGFHRPSELKKHSLSHRTKKLHQCRHCNFKIADPFVLSRHILSVHTKEQQASAEKSEAKRTETHTPVVTPKKSAPSGSSASGPPARVSAASLASSVTVVIGKGQKERRIYQCQYCDYSTGDASGFKRHVISIHTKDYPHRCEICSKGFRRPSEKNQHIMRHHKDVVQAE, encoded by the exons ATGGATGAAGATGTCACCAGGCTTGCAATACATTCTGAAGAGCCTAAAATAATATTACACGGATCGG ATGAGGGTGGTGCTGGCGGGCAAGAGTTTGTTGTGGAACTTCAAGAGACTGTGTTGGTGTCTGAAGGCGAGGGCGAAGGCATGGCGCTTCACAGGTTTGCTCCAGATGAGCTAGTCATCCAGGATGCTGTTGAGGATGTAGTTTCTGAGTATGTGCACTGCGATGAAGATGAAGACGATGCTGTAGAAACATGCGTGATGGCTTTGGAGGGCGAGGAGGAAGGTGTTGCCATGGGAGACATCCCAGAAGATGGGTTGGACCCAGAGCAGCAAGAGGACGACCAGGATGGCTGTGGAGACTATCTTATGATATCCT TGGATGAAGCTGGTAAAATGGTGTCTGAGGATGGAACAGAGGTCACGGTGGAAGGAGCTGTTGAGGACCAGGAAGTGGAGAAGGATGAGGATGGACAGGAGGTGATTAAGGTGTACATTTTCAAGGCGGATTCTGGAGAGGATGACATGG GAGAATCTGTTGACATTAGTGATGGAGACGCAGAGAGCATGGCACTCACAGAGACTTCAAGCCAAACTCTCAGAGAAAAACTGATTTACAAATCTGGAGATTCTCTCCATAATCAAGGACACCATG GTGTGGAGGATAGTGATGGGTGTGAAAACAGAAATGGTGCAGCCAGTGCACTCCTGCATATCGATGAGTCTGATGGCATCGATGAGATCAACAGGCAGCGCAACAAGACCAGGAGACGGTCAGAGCCGCGGCAGGTTCAGACAG CCATTATCATCGGCCCATACGGTCAGCCGCTGACAGTTTACCCCTGCATGCTTTGTGGGAAAAAGTTCAAGTCTCGAGGCTTCCTTAAACGCCACACGAAGAACAACCATCAGGATGTTCTAACTAGGAAAAAGTATCAGTGCACAGACTGTGACTTCACGACCAACAAGAAGGCCAGCCTTCACAACCACATGGAGGTGCATGCCCTGAGCAGCAAGGCGCCGTTTGAGTGCGAGATGTGCGGCAAGGAGTTCCACCAACAGGGGGCGCTATTCTCTCACAGACTGCAACACCACCACAGAGAGCCCAAAAGCCAGCCGCCACCTCCGCCGCCACCTCCTCccacaaaaatgcataaatgcaAGTTCTGTGACTATGAAACTGCTGAACAGGGTTTGCTCAATCGCCACTTGCTGGCCGTCCACAGCAAAAGCTTCCCCCACATCTGTGTCGAATGCGGGAAAGGTTTTCGACACCCATCCGAGTTAAAGAAgcacatgcgcacacacacgGGCGAGAAGCCTTATTCCTGTCTGTACTGCGACTACAAGTCGGCAGATTCCTCTAATCTCAAAACGCACATCAAGACCAAACACAGCAAAGAGATGCCGTACAAGTGCGAGCGCTGCTTTCAGACCTttgcggaggaggaggagctattGCAACACGGTCTAACACACGAGGAGAACAAGACCCACCAATGTGCCCACTGTGATCACAAAAGCTCCAATTCCAGTGACCTAAAACGCCATATTATATCCGTTCACACCAAGGACTATCCACACAAGTGCGCCGTGTGTGGGAAAGGCTTCCACCGGCCCTCTGAACTGAAGAAGCATTCTCTATCCCACCGCACAAAGAAACTCCACCAGTGCCGGCACTGCAACTTCAAAATTGCGGACCCTTTTGTTCTCAGTCGCCACATTTTGTCTGTTCACACGAAAGAGCAGCAGGCCTCGGCGGAAAAGAGCGAGGCCAAGAGGACAGAGACGCACACTCCTGTCGTGACTCCTAAAAAGTCTGCTCCTAGCGGGTCGAGTGCCTCCGGCCCGCCCGCTAGGGTCAGCGCCGCCAGTCTAGCCAGCAGTGTGACTGTAGTTATAGGCAAGGGTCAAAAGGAGAGAAGGATTTACCAGTGTCAGTACTGCGACTACAGCACCGGGGACGCCTCAGGCTTCAAGCGGCACGTCATTTCCATTCACACGAAAGACTATCCACACCGCTGCGAGATCTGCTCGAAAGGCTTCAGGCGCCCCTCGGAGAAAAACCAGCATATCATGCGCCACCATAAGGACGTGGTGCAGGCGGAGTGA